In Cololabis saira isolate AMF1-May2022 chromosome 14, fColSai1.1, whole genome shotgun sequence, a single genomic region encodes these proteins:
- the LOC133459260 gene encoding uncharacterized protein LOC133459260 — translation MERRKNSRDFQEHFVRNEHLNLDRLKEVARARRLENQYLYKENIPESPHPEFNMAYLTHDTNKWALRGIRRDEGFRDPSEDPNNPFNGSLVWWSLAMGPEEIQSAETRFLEKTFPERTEEQAAAQQSFLSMFTTSPAFEKTSRLGSYRFTFPLEEVLGAYREQFCGDKEPIMRIYETVLYKQEVVHVVLVHSPDNQDFTNYPEVPNDDPNAICVFKDGTFIWRPEAMSETHGYKLVYRRDVNQVEVKDVDFPEFYIWDHVAVALHLEEGQVLKFDLEKLRNNIKYCAKASVTYGKAPHDIFEFAEKAVKELWPDVDLPLERQ, via the exons ATGGAGAGACGAAAAAACAGCAGAGATTTTCAGGAGCATTTTGTTAGAAATGAGCACTTAAATCTGGATCGTTTGAAGGAGGTAGCTCGAGCTCGTAGATTGGAAAACCAGTACCTCTACAAAGAAAACATCCCAGAGAGCCCCCACCCAGAGTTTAATATGGCGTATCTGACACATGATACAAATAAATGGGCGTTACGTGGGATCAGGAGGGATGAAGGTTTCAGGGATCCATCTGAGGACCCCAACAATCCTTTTAACGGCTCCCTGGTCTGGTGGAGTCTGGCCATGGGACCAGAGGAGATTCAGTCTGCTGAGACCAGGTTCCTGGAGAAGACCTTCCCAGAGAGGACGGAGGAGCAGGCCGCGGCACAGCAAAGCTTCCTGTCGATGTTTACCACCTCCCCGGCCTTCGAGAAAACGTCCAGGCTGGGCTCATACCGCTTCACCTTCCCTCTGGAGGAGGTCTTGGGGGCCTACCGTGAGCAG TTTTGCGGCGATAAAGAGCCGATCATGCGGATCTATGAGACTGTCCTGTACAAACAGGAAGTGGTGCATGTTGTGCTGGTCCACAGCCCAGACAATCAGGACTTCACAAATTATCCTGAAGTGCCTAATGACGACCCTAACGCCATCTGCGTCTTCAAAGATGGTACATTCATCTGGAGACCAGAGGCCATGTCTGAGACTCACGG ATACAAGTTGGTCTACAGGCGTGATGTTAACCAGGTGGAAGTGAAAGACGTGGATTTCCCTGAGTTTTATATTTGGGATCACGTCGCTGTCGCCCTCCATTTGGAAGAGGGACAG gtGCTGAAGTTTGATCTCGAAAAACTCAGAAATAACATCAAGTATTGTGCCAAAGCCTCAGTGACATATGGAAAAGCACCACATGATATTTTTGAGTTTGCTGAAAAGGCAGTTAAAGAATTGTGGCCAGATGTTGACCTCCCTCTGGAGAGGCAGTGA
- the slbp2 gene encoding stem-loop binding protein 2 — MSTSGLEPAAHSPLLSSSFCFSPCSCVCGKGWSAAVWNGLPDPLLTSSGCSAPEPWLLPGCSSVYDSLVSNVSPMPSPPTTGGLRGRERGAGSKPRRPSILERCILKVSTSSVAVGTDEVDNKRPPFGRCYPRLPDPANTETNAAVLKRRQKQIQYGKNTSGYQNYLQQVPRQLRDPKVHPSTPNKYRKYSRRSWDMQVRLWRRALHLWDPPTSSHPDIDTPDPVEQLQSQLAKMTSDLCEDGGRNEQRENEAPAASNASISPTAVSSEGKPGAWNIPLSPCLERSRRPLRSPPGLSHARRSQRLPDDDVNDWLRLLMETDHAPDLGSDDQQVPVFSDPLFWNPY, encoded by the exons CTTCTGTTTCAGTCCCTGCTCGTGTGTTTGTGGGAAGGGCTGGTCTGCAGCCGTgtggaacggcctccccgaccCATTGCTGACCTCATCAGGTTGCTCTGCCCCTGAACCGTGGCTCCTCCCCGGCTGCAGCTCAGTGTACGACAGCTTGGTCAG TAACGTGTCACCGATGCCGTCACCTCCCACCACTGGTGGCCTCCGAGGACGAGAGCGAGGGGCAGGCAGCAAACCTCGCAG GCCGTCCATCCTGGAGCGCTGCATCCTTAAAGTTTCCACCAGCAGCGTGGCCGTGGGGACGGATGAAGTGGACAACAAGAG GCCTCCGTTCGGCCGCTGCTACCCCCGCCTGCCAGATCCGGCCAACACTGAGACAAATGCAGCGGTTCTGAAACGACGGCAGAAACAGATCCAGTACGGGAAGAACACCAGTGGATACCAGAACTACCTGCAGCAAGTTCCCAG ACAACTCAGGGATCCCaaggtccatccatccacccccaACAAGTACAGGAAGTACAGCCGGCGGTCTTGGGACATGCAGGTGCGTCTGTGGAGGCGAGCGCTGCATCTGTGGGACCCCCCAACCAGCAGCCATCCAGACATCGACACCCCTGACCCAGTGGAGCAGCT GCAGAGCCAGCTGGCGAAGATGACCTCGGACCTGTGCGAGGATGGAGGAAGAAATGAGCAGAGAGAGAACGAGGCTCCTGCCGCCTCTAACGCCTCCATATCTCCAACGGCCGTCTCGTCAGAGGGAAAACCCGGAGCCTGGAACATCCCGCTGTCGCCG TGCCTGGAAAGGAGCCGCAGGCCTCTTCGTTCTCCACCTGGCCTCAGCCACGCCCGCAGGAGTCAGCGCCTCCCTGATGATGATGTGAACGATTGGCTCCGCCTCCTGATGGAGACTGACCACGCTCCAG ACTTGGGCTCTGATGACCAGCAGGTTCCCGTGTTCTCCGACCCGCTCTTCTGGAATCCATACTGA